One Kushneria konosiri genomic window, ACATTCAGGTCAAAGGTCTTGAACATCTCGAGCATGAAGGGCTCCGACAGGGCGTCCACGATGTCCATTACTCTAGAGGATTGTCCAGCGTTTATAATCAGGTCATCACGCAATTGATTATTGAACATGAGTAAATAATCGACAGGAGTCATCATGAAGGCCATCAGTGATCTGCACTTTTTTCAGGTGCTGGCCCGCCATACGTCGATGACGCAGGCCGCACAGGCGCTGGGGCTATCGCTGTCGGCGGTCAGCAAGCGTCTGGCACAGCTTGAAAAGCGTCTGGGGGTTCAACTGATGCGCCGCACAACGCGACGTCTGGCCCTGACCGGGGAGGGAGAGCGCTATCTGCAGCGGGGTGCCTCGCTGCTTCAAGAGCTTGATGAACTGGAGGCCTCACTGGGCGCGCAGCGCCATGCCCTGTCCGGCCGGTTACGGGTCAACGCGACCTTCGGGTTTGGCCGTGCTCATGTGGCGCCATTGATCGAGCAGTTCACGCGCGCGCACCCTGACGTCGAGGTGTTACTGGATTTAAGTGATTATCCGCGCGATTTGCTGGCACATGATCTGGATCTCGGCATCATCGTGGGGCCCGCGCCGGATTCACGATTACGGGCCCGACGGCTGCTGGCCAGTCGCCGGATTGCCTGTGCCTCACCGGACTATCTTGCACGCGCCGGCTGGCCGTCTACGCCTGAAGCACTGGTCGATCATAACTGTCTGGTGGTTCGCGAGCGCGAGGCCGGCTTTGATGACTGGCGTTTTACCAGCGATGGACAGGAGCATCGCGTCCGGGTCAGCGGCACGATGAGCAGTAATGACGGCGAGAGTGTGACGGCCTGGGCCATGGCCGGGCACGGCATTGTTTACCGCTCCTGGTGGCAGGTACAAAACCCGCTGGCTCAGGGCAGGCTTCAACAGATCCTGCCCGGTTTCGATACGCCGCGCATGGATTTCATGGTGGTGCATCGTCAGCAGCGTTTTGTGCCGGAGCGCATTGCCCGGTTCATCGATGCCATGACGGCAGGGCTTGCCGAACGACTGCCGCCGCTGCCGTAATCTTCAACAGGTCACCGTGTCGGATGACGCAGGCACCGGGCAACTGATGCGATCAGCTGTTCAGACGATCCATTTCGCTGCGATATTCCTGGCCCAGTTGCGTTTTCTCGTCGTCATTGAATTTCTGACCGGCCGAGATGAAAAACTGCTGCTCTTCATCCTCGAAGTGGTGCAATGCCATCTCCCGAAGCTTTTTGGCATGGCCAAGCCAGGCCGGTGAGCTGAAGTCGGTACTCTCCATCTGTTCGATGACTTCATCCATCTCATGATGCTCGGCGATACCGTGACGGGATTTTTCGACCCCGTTGTCATAGGCCATCAAGGGGCGATAGAAGAAACGCTCCTCGGCGGTTTCATGCGTCTGAAGCGCCGCCTTGACGCGCTGGAAAAGCTCTTCTCGCCCATCGCTGTCGCCGTGGGTCTTGACCAGCAGGTCCAGCAGCGTGCGTTGAGTGTCGTGGTCCTTGCGAATCTCTTCAAAAATGGTGCTCATGGAGGTATTCCTTCATCAGGCGGTCGGCTTTTATGATCAATATCGCGGCCGTCAGGTGGCCGAGCCTCGTGTCTCAAGGACAGGGCGTTATTCATATGGTGTGATGCCGCCTGCAGTGTAGTTCCCGTCACGCCGGAATGCCTGGCGCCATGCAGCTCTGCTAGACTCCGTCGGCTATAATGCGCGCAAGGTATCGTGATCCTCGATACGTTTGCGCAATCAGGTTTGTCAGGTGCAGCCGGCGGCCTTTTTACAGGCCAGCACCAGGAGGAATGGCTTGAACATTTTGATGTTCACCAACACCTATAGTCCCATCGTGGGGGGTGTCAGCGAATCCGTTCAGCGGTTCGTCGAGTGTTTTAGAGCATCCGGTCATCGGGTGCTGGTCGTGGCGCCCACGCTTGACGGCCAGCCCGACACGGAGACCGATGTCATTCGGGTGCCTGCCATGCAGCGCTTCAACGGCAGCGACTTTTCCCTGCCAGTCACGATTCCCGGCTCACTGGATGACGCCATTCGGGACTTTGCCCCTGATATCGTGCACTCCAATCATCCGTTTCTGCTGGGAGATACGGCGGTGCGCGTCGCCCAGGGGCGCGGGCTGCCGCTGGTGTTTACCCATCACACCCTTTATGAACATTACACCCACTACGTGCCGGGCAACTCTCCGGTGATGCAGCGCTTTGCGCTGGCGCTTTCCAACGGCTATAGCGCGCTTTGCGATACCGTGATTGCGCCCAGTGACAGCATTCGCGACATTCTGCGTGAACGCGGCGTGAAGACGGCGCTGGAAGTGGTACCCAGTGGGGTGGATATCGAACGCTTTTCCAGCGGTAATCGCCATCACTGGCGGTCGCACTTCGGTATCGATGATCATGCTCATGTGGTCGGCCATGTCGGACGACTGGCACAGGAAA contains:
- a CDS encoding LysR family transcriptional regulator produces the protein MKAISDLHFFQVLARHTSMTQAAQALGLSLSAVSKRLAQLEKRLGVQLMRRTTRRLALTGEGERYLQRGASLLQELDELEASLGAQRHALSGRLRVNATFGFGRAHVAPLIEQFTRAHPDVEVLLDLSDYPRDLLAHDLDLGIIVGPAPDSRLRARRLLASRRIACASPDYLARAGWPSTPEALVDHNCLVVREREAGFDDWRFTSDGQEHRVRVSGTMSSNDGESVTAWAMAGHGIVYRSWWQVQNPLAQGRLQQILPGFDTPRMDFMVVHRQQRFVPERIARFIDAMTAGLAERLPPLP
- a CDS encoding hemerythrin domain-containing protein, with the translated sequence MSTIFEEIRKDHDTQRTLLDLLVKTHGDSDGREELFQRVKAALQTHETAEERFFYRPLMAYDNGVEKSRHGIAEHHEMDEVIEQMESTDFSSPAWLGHAKKLREMALHHFEDEEQQFFISAGQKFNDDEKTQLGQEYRSEMDRLNS